Proteins encoded by one window of Desulfurococcus sp.:
- the udg gene encoding type-4 uracil-DNA glycosylase has protein sequence MSEWSELINAIASCRKCRLSEYRRNPVPGEGNPNSKIMFIGEAPGEKEDEVGRPFVGPAGRLLTELIESIGFKREDVYITNIVKCRPPGNRDPEEDEIEACLPYLIKQIELIKPKLIVALGRHAARTLFRIAGLKWSNMSEMHGKPYSARIAGLHVFIVPTFHPAAALYNPGLKSTLEEDFKTTIKRYAEYSLKPGGRTILDFAEDSAKHKR, from the coding sequence ATGTCTGAGTGGAGTGAGCTCATCAACGCTATTGCCAGCTGCAGAAAGTGCAGGCTGAGCGAGTATAGGAGGAATCCAGTTCCAGGTGAAGGAAACCCTAACAGTAAGATCATGTTTATTGGTGAAGCTCCAGGTGAAAAAGAAGATGAAGTGGGGAGGCCTTTTGTAGGGCCCGCCGGCAGGCTTCTCACAGAGCTCATTGAGTCCATAGGGTTTAAGCGGGAAGACGTCTACATAACTAATATTGTTAAATGCAGGCCCCCGGGAAACAGGGATCCCGAGGAAGATGAAATTGAAGCATGCCTCCCATACCTGATCAAGCAGATCGAGTTAATCAAGCCTAAACTGATAGTAGCACTTGGTAGGCATGCAGCTAGAACTTTATTCAGGATTGCAGGGCTTAAATGGTCTAACATGAGTGAAATGCACGGCAAGCCTTATAGTGCCCGTATAGCAGGCTTACACGTGTTTATAGTGCCTACATTCCATCCTGCCGCAGCCCTCTATAATCCAGGCTTAAAGAGCACTCTTGAAGAAGACTTTAAGACCACGATAAAAAGGTATGCAGAGTACTCGCTAAAACCTGGCGGGAGAACAATTCTAGACTTCGCGGAGGATTCAGCTAAGCATAAGCGCTAA
- a CDS encoding 2-oxoacid:acceptor oxidoreductase family protein, producing the protein MKREILIVGRGGQGVLLLGRLLGLAASKYAGLYAVATETYASEIRGGESRSDVVVGDSIHDIDYVKVQSADIAVFMYPYRVEEYIKLLKPSSIVFIDEEYVEPRLFGGYKLYSHRYSELAEVKLATRRVANIIIAGHIVKVSRLLDLEHLKKTIVELVPEKWHQINIKALELGYSLPA; encoded by the coding sequence GTGAAACGGGAGATACTTATAGTGGGGAGAGGAGGCCAAGGCGTGCTACTCTTGGGAAGACTGCTAGGATTAGCAGCTAGCAAGTACGCTGGACTATATGCAGTGGCAACCGAGACATATGCCTCCGAGATCAGGGGTGGGGAAAGCAGGTCTGATGTAGTCGTAGGAGACTCTATACATGATATAGACTACGTGAAGGTTCAATCAGCTGATATAGCTGTCTTCATGTACCCGTATAGGGTGGAAGAATACATTAAGCTACTGAAGCCATCCTCAATCGTATTTATTGATGAAGAGTACGTTGAACCCAGGTTATTCGGAGGCTACAAGCTGTACTCACACAGGTATAGTGAGCTAGCTGAAGTCAAGCTAGCTACTAGAAGAGTCGCTAACATAATTATAGCCGGCCACATAGTAAAGGTGAGCAGGCTACTCGACCTAGAGCACTTGAAGAAAACTATAGTCGAGCTAGTACCCGAGAAATGGCATCAAATAAACATTAAGGCACTCGAGCTAGGCTACTCTCTACCAGCCTAG
- a CDS encoding thiamine pyrophosphate-dependent enzyme: MAVASRYIHPLDKHLRVDRIPTLFCPGCGLGIALGAMLRALDRRINEGVVNRDKVVWVGGIGCAARLSFYVNYDSAHVLHGRAIPFATGVKLANPDLTVIVVGGDGDIAGIGGNHILHAARRNMDLITVMLTNFVYAMTGGQMAPTTPLGVRTTTTPYGNPEPPLNIVKVVASLNANYVARASVTLPHYIEQFFYKALGMKGFRFIEVISTCPEVYGRHIGLRNPVEMYNELKKKVKYKPNPTIDEADIDWNTGIVVGEFLVRDNPSYLERQGVVK; this comes from the coding sequence ATGGCTGTAGCCTCCAGGTACATTCATCCTCTAGATAAGCATTTAAGAGTTGATAGAATACCAACATTATTCTGCCCGGGGTGCGGGCTGGGTATAGCGCTAGGAGCTATGCTGAGAGCTCTTGACAGGAGGATTAATGAAGGTGTAGTAAACCGGGATAAAGTTGTATGGGTTGGAGGCATAGGGTGTGCTGCTAGACTATCATTCTATGTTAACTACGACTCAGCGCACGTCCTCCACGGGAGAGCTATACCTTTCGCAACAGGAGTAAAGCTAGCTAACCCAGATCTCACTGTAATAGTTGTAGGAGGTGATGGCGATATAGCCGGGATAGGCGGGAACCACATCCTTCATGCTGCTAGAAGAAACATGGATTTAATCACAGTAATGCTCACAAACTTCGTTTATGCTATGACAGGAGGTCAGATGGCTCCCACCACGCCTCTAGGGGTTAGAACGACAACCACACCCTACGGGAACCCGGAGCCACCTTTAAATATCGTGAAGGTTGTAGCATCACTCAACGCTAACTACGTTGCTAGAGCAAGCGTTACACTACCCCACTACATCGAGCAGTTCTTCTATAAGGCTTTAGGCATGAAGGGGTTTAGATTCATCGAGGTGATCAGCACGTGCCCGGAAGTCTATGGAAGACACATAGGCTTGAGGAACCCTGTTGAAATGTACAATGAGTTGAAGAAGAAAGTTAAGTACAAGCCTAATCCAACCATTGATGAAGCCGATATAGACTGGAATACAGGTATTGTGGTAGGTGAATTCCTGGTGAGAGATAATCCATCATACCTGGAGAGGCAGGGTGTTGTAAAGTGA
- a CDS encoding 2-oxoacid:acceptor oxidoreductase subunit alpha produces the protein MKLTFASGNMAIAEAAMTAGLRVYAGYPITPSSDIMEYLAEHLPKRGGIVIQMEDEIASINTIIGASWAGAKAMTATSGPGFSLMAEGIGLAVMTETPIVVVNVMRAGPSTGVPTKTTQADVFQVRWPAHGDYVIPSYAPWSVQEAYDLTIKAFNTAEKLRTPVILLSDAVIAHLWEPLRIYERGEVEIVERKKPSSREGYKPYMPDDDLIPPMAVFGEGFRVLAESLTHDERGYYAPSTQYHKNTALRLTSKIIKHLDFVFEQEEYMLDDAEVALVSYGSTARSTYAAMRELRRKGVRAGLLRLKTLWPLNEEKILNSVKAKRVIVVENNIGKLYLDMKRIFRDREVYPAPVINLELPTVREVLEAVEPWL, from the coding sequence ATGAAGCTCACCTTTGCATCCGGCAATATGGCTATAGCAGAGGCCGCTATGACTGCTGGGCTAAGAGTGTACGCTGGGTATCCTATAACCCCAAGCTCTGATATAATGGAGTATCTTGCCGAACACCTCCCTAAGAGAGGGGGTATTGTCATTCAGATGGAGGATGAAATTGCGTCAATAAATACTATAATAGGGGCATCCTGGGCTGGAGCTAAAGCTATGACTGCTACATCCGGCCCAGGCTTCTCTCTAATGGCTGAGGGGATTGGGCTGGCTGTTATGACTGAGACACCCATAGTAGTTGTAAATGTCATGAGAGCTGGGCCTAGCACCGGAGTCCCCACTAAAACCACGCAGGCAGATGTATTCCAAGTCAGATGGCCGGCGCACGGAGACTACGTTATTCCAAGCTACGCGCCGTGGAGTGTCCAGGAAGCTTATGATCTAACAATTAAAGCATTCAATACAGCTGAGAAACTGCGAACACCAGTGATACTCTTAAGTGATGCTGTCATCGCTCACTTATGGGAGCCTTTAAGAATATATGAGAGAGGGGAGGTAGAAATCGTTGAGAGAAAGAAGCCTTCAAGCAGAGAAGGCTACAAGCCATACATGCCTGACGACGACTTAATCCCCCCAATGGCCGTCTTCGGTGAGGGATTCAGAGTACTGGCTGAATCACTAACCCACGATGAGAGAGGCTACTATGCTCCATCAACCCAGTACCATAAGAATACTGCTTTAAGGTTGACATCTAAGATCATCAAGCATCTCGACTTCGTTTTCGAGCAGGAGGAATACATGCTGGATGACGCTGAAGTAGCCTTAGTCTCATACGGTTCGACTGCTCGGTCAACCTATGCAGCTATGAGAGAGCTGAGGAGAAAGGGTGTTAGAGCAGGACTTCTACGGTTAAAGACCCTTTGGCCTCTCAATGAGGAGAAGATACTGAATAGCGTTAAAGCTAAGAGAGTCATTGTTGTAGAAAATAACATAGGGAAATTATACCTAGATATGAAGAGGATTTTCAGGGATAGAGAGGTCTACCCGGCTCCAGTGATAAACCTAGAGCTACCCACAGTGAGAGAAGTCTTAGAGGCTGTAGAGCCATGGCTGTAG
- a CDS encoding 4Fe-4S dicluster domain-containing protein, whose translation MTTPRVELELITRENKKYRVNVIVDRCKECGICIAVCPTKVLVKSSLLNKYGYYPPEPANMEKCIGCRLCEFNCPDFAIFVEAVQ comes from the coding sequence ATGACTACACCCCGCGTGGAGTTAGAGTTGATCACCAGAGAGAACAAGAAGTACAGAGTTAACGTCATAGTAGATAGATGCAAGGAGTGTGGTATATGCATAGCTGTATGCCCCACGAAGGTCCTCGTTAAATCCAGCCTCCTCAACAAATATGGCTACTATCCACCTGAGCCAGCCAACATGGAGAAGTGTATAGGCTGCAGGCTCTGTGAGTTCAACTGCCCGGACTTCGCTATATTCGTGGAGGCTGTCCAGTAA
- a CDS encoding inorganic phosphate transporter: MNIIALAGFIGAFMLAWIDGANNAANSIGTLIGVKALDVRKALLVAAVFELIGGLVYGHYISTTLTSTLINTSEVQPTIIAPGFTIALFTSFMIVYTATRIHIPFSISIVVVGALSGVALAVKPESLNLALLAGLLVLWIIIPFTGTAAGFLYYKLYAFLRSRRNIYVRTVIPLLLLYTVFTISAVYMAIPSELVGNIALSSTIMAIIAVPPLLVILYTRRATSSRVEAREDLEDFVSRFNNKMLLASSSILAFTHGGHDVANASAPLMVILESTGSEYSNRMLLILAYSSLGISMGVLMWGISVARTIGEEITLLSPESALIANIAGAQATLIVTRLGLPSSMVGIIVGSIMGVGFARGVSKVNTGLFTRILAYWYIGFTIAMILTFTATRLLLALGV, translated from the coding sequence ATGAATATCATTGCTTTAGCAGGCTTCATCGGGGCATTTATGCTCGCATGGATTGATGGAGCTAATAATGCTGCTAACAGCATAGGCACTCTTATAGGCGTAAAAGCTCTAGATGTACGGAAAGCTCTACTAGTAGCAGCAGTCTTCGAGTTAATCGGGGGGTTAGTGTACGGGCATTACATCTCTACAACACTTACCTCCACCCTAATTAATACATCCGAGGTGCAGCCTACAATCATAGCCCCAGGTTTCACTATAGCGTTATTTACATCCTTTATGATCGTTTACACTGCAACGAGAATCCACATACCTTTCAGTATCAGTATAGTTGTCGTCGGAGCTCTTTCAGGAGTAGCTTTAGCAGTAAAACCTGAATCCCTCAATCTAGCTCTACTCGCCGGTCTCCTGGTACTCTGGATTATAATACCTTTCACTGGTACCGCAGCCGGCTTCCTCTACTACAAGCTCTACGCGTTTCTCCGCTCAAGGAGAAATATATATGTTAGAACAGTTATCCCTCTTCTACTTCTCTACACGGTATTCACTATTTCAGCAGTCTACATGGCTATACCCAGCGAGCTCGTCGGGAATATAGCTCTCTCATCAACTATAATGGCCATTATAGCTGTACCACCGCTACTAGTAATCCTGTATACCCGTAGAGCTACCAGTAGCAGAGTAGAGGCGAGAGAAGACCTCGAGGACTTCGTCTCCAGGTTTAACAATAAGATGCTTCTAGCATCATCTTCAATACTGGCTTTCACGCATGGAGGCCATGATGTAGCCAACGCGTCAGCCCCATTAATGGTCATCCTCGAGTCAACGGGCTCGGAGTACTCTAATAGGATGCTTTTGATACTCGCCTACTCCTCCCTTGGGATCAGTATGGGTGTCCTCATGTGGGGTATTAGTGTTGCTAGAACTATAGGCGAGGAGATCACGCTGTTAAGCCCTGAGTCAGCGCTTATAGCTAACATAGCAGGAGCTCAGGCCACACTAATAGTGACAAGGCTAGGCCTCCCAAGCAGCATGGTTGGCATTATAGTAGGCTCAATAATGGGGGTCGGCTTTGCGAGAGGAGTCTCAAAGGTGAATACAGGTCTCTTCACGAGGATTCTAGCATACTGGTACATAGGTTTCACTATAGCTATGATCCTCACGTTTACTGCAACACGCCTCCTGCTAGCTCTCGGCGTCTAA
- a CDS encoding DUF72 domain-containing protein: protein MEIYVGTSGWLYDWNEGASLDWYVEESGLNSVELNASFYRFPYRSQATSWVKRGWALKWSIKVHRSITHFRKLRPEALDTWFRFHDLFKPMESVIDFYLFQMPPSFNCSSENLARITRFHEASNTGLKMAVEFRNKSCFNERIIEWCRENGIVVVSVDSPIASWIVECNRIVYLRMHGRTAWYAHDYSVEELREVASRITELNPEKAYVFFNNNHWMLANARIMKSLLESMEGSST, encoded by the coding sequence TTGGAGATTTATGTTGGCACCAGCGGCTGGCTCTACGACTGGAATGAGGGTGCATCACTAGACTGGTATGTAGAGGAATCCGGATTAAATAGCGTGGAGCTTAATGCAAGCTTCTATAGATTCCCGTATAGAAGCCAGGCTACCTCCTGGGTTAAACGCGGCTGGGCATTAAAGTGGAGTATTAAGGTTCACAGGTCGATAACTCACTTCAGAAAGCTGCGTCCTGAAGCCCTGGATACATGGTTTAGATTCCATGATTTATTTAAGCCTATGGAGAGCGTAATAGACTTCTACTTATTCCAGATGCCGCCTAGTTTCAACTGCAGCAGTGAGAACCTGGCAAGGATCACTAGATTCCATGAAGCATCGAATACAGGATTAAAAATGGCTGTAGAATTCAGGAATAAATCCTGCTTTAATGAGAGAATTATAGAGTGGTGTAGAGAAAATGGTATAGTAGTAGTCTCAGTTGATTCACCTATAGCTTCATGGATTGTTGAGTGCAACAGAATAGTCTACTTGAGGATGCATGGAAGGACAGCTTGGTATGCTCACGACTACAGTGTAGAAGAGTTGAGAGAAGTGGCTAGCAGGATAACTGAGTTGAACCCCGAGAAAGCCTACGTCTTCTTCAATAATAACCACTGGATGCTAGCAAATGCCCGCATAATGAAGAGTCTTCTCGAATCCATGGAGGGGTCGAGTACTTGA
- a CDS encoding RsmB/NOP family class I SAM-dependent RNA methyltransferase, with the protein MKLYDIYREIYTEPSSNAVELALRYGYLPYMIQRYIDMLGYNETLELLEAFTKPVKPVVRTNTLLIQPSELKGRLEKLGFQLEEIPWAPGSFWVVKAPGSPSIGSTHEYLKGYYYVHRDATSLIPVILLLGDGYRGDVLDACAAPGGKTSFIAQILKERDGGIVYANDYVLYRLKSLIGHVMRMKLDNVVVTWSDAVKLPSRIGKKFKRILLDAPCSGEGRISVDPGRKTRTSILDLAVMVKREIKLLDSLINALDEDGVLAYSTCSIAPEENEYVVSRILEKRGDIVIVEPSVKLFEYSGWLTSYRNLEFPEEFEKCVRVWPHRHSLFGFTTCLIKRVKA; encoded by the coding sequence ATAAAGCTGTACGATATCTACAGGGAGATATACACCGAGCCATCCAGCAATGCTGTTGAACTAGCATTAAGATACGGCTACCTACCCTACATGATTCAAAGATACATCGATATGCTTGGATACAATGAGACTCTCGAGCTCCTAGAAGCCTTCACGAAACCCGTGAAACCCGTGGTTAGAACTAACACACTGCTAATTCAGCCCAGTGAGCTTAAAGGGAGACTTGAGAAGCTGGGCTTCCAGCTAGAAGAGATCCCATGGGCTCCAGGATCCTTCTGGGTTGTTAAAGCGCCTGGAAGCCCGAGTATAGGCTCCACGCATGAGTACTTGAAGGGATACTACTACGTGCATAGGGATGCAACCAGCTTGATACCAGTGATCCTCCTCCTAGGCGATGGGTATAGAGGAGATGTACTAGACGCTTGTGCAGCACCTGGCGGTAAAACCTCATTCATAGCACAGATACTTAAAGAGAGAGATGGTGGCATCGTCTACGCTAACGACTACGTGCTCTACAGGCTTAAATCACTTATAGGGCATGTTATGAGAATGAAGCTAGATAACGTGGTTGTCACGTGGAGTGACGCAGTAAAGCTACCTAGCAGGATAGGAAAAAAGTTTAAGAGAATACTACTCGACGCCCCCTGTAGCGGTGAAGGTAGAATATCCGTAGACCCTGGCAGGAAGACTCGGACAAGTATCCTTGACCTAGCAGTAATGGTTAAACGCGAGATTAAGCTTCTAGACAGCTTGATTAATGCACTAGACGAAGATGGAGTGCTAGCGTACTCTACGTGTAGTATAGCCCCCGAGGAGAATGAATACGTTGTAAGCAGGATACTCGAGAAGAGAGGGGACATAGTGATAGTAGAACCCTCTGTCAAGCTATTCGAGTATAGCGGGTGGTTAACAAGCTACAGGAACCTGGAGTTTCCAGAGGAATTCGAGAAGTGCGTGAGGGTATGGCCTCATAGACACAGCTTATTCGGGTTCACAACATGCTTGATTAAGAGGGTTAAAGCTTGA
- a CDS encoding dicarboxylate/amino acid:cation symporter, translating to MGSGKSPYRFLIVIGVAFLAGITSGYIITQTVPANVSSEAASWLKALGDIFVRLIRIIIPPLIFFTIAAATSTIANARQLGVILAWMLFLYIITSALAAYWGVLGGSIFQPGIGVGLQVPAGFKPPTPPSGPELLLSFFQLDFANLLTVGGAMTMIILAMIIGVAAVLMGDPGRRIASVLSLLSDLMVKTVQIIMYYAPIAVFGYAAWLMISYGPKMLGAYAKFLGVQYSFTLFHFFVIYSIIVAIGGLNPVKYFKAQSTPFLIAFTTRSSAATLPFNMDAARRMGIPDEVFKITLPIGATVNMDGTALYQALSALFIAQLFGINLTPWQLAMTVVAATIGSVATAAIPGGETIMLAYVLSVVGLPLEGIGIMLVIDPLTDAIRTAINASGDNACSVLIAKLAGYKLHEPQV from the coding sequence ATGGGAAGTGGGAAATCTCCCTACAGGTTTCTAATAGTTATAGGGGTGGCATTCCTGGCTGGAATAACCTCAGGTTACATTATAACTCAGACTGTCCCCGCCAACGTTTCCTCTGAGGCGGCATCCTGGCTGAAAGCTCTAGGAGATATATTCGTTAGGTTGATTAGGATAATTATTCCACCACTAATATTCTTCACTATTGCAGCAGCCACGTCAACTATAGCTAATGCAAGACAGCTAGGCGTGATCCTGGCATGGATGCTATTCCTCTACATTATTACTTCAGCGCTCGCCGCATACTGGGGTGTCCTCGGTGGATCAATCTTCCAGCCTGGCATTGGAGTAGGGCTGCAAGTGCCAGCTGGGTTTAAGCCACCAACACCTCCATCAGGACCCGAGCTACTCCTCTCATTCTTCCAGCTAGATTTCGCAAACCTCCTAACTGTCGGTGGAGCAATGACCATGATAATACTAGCAATGATCATCGGTGTTGCAGCAGTACTAATGGGTGATCCTGGTAGAAGAATTGCTTCAGTTCTCTCGCTCCTCTCAGACCTCATGGTGAAAACCGTGCAAATTATAATGTACTATGCACCTATAGCTGTATTCGGTTATGCTGCCTGGCTTATGATATCCTATGGACCTAAGATGCTGGGAGCCTACGCTAAGTTTCTTGGTGTACAGTACTCGTTTACTCTATTCCACTTCTTCGTTATATACTCCATAATAGTAGCTATTGGAGGGTTAAACCCAGTCAAGTACTTTAAGGCTCAATCAACCCCCTTCCTCATAGCGTTCACAACGCGCTCCTCAGCCGCCACACTACCCTTCAATATGGATGCAGCTAGGAGAATGGGGATCCCGGATGAAGTATTCAAGATAACTCTCCCTATCGGGGCCACAGTAAACATGGATGGAACAGCATTATACCAGGCTCTAAGTGCATTATTCATTGCACAGTTATTCGGCATAAATCTTACACCATGGCAGCTGGCTATGACAGTAGTTGCAGCAACAATAGGTTCTGTAGCCACAGCAGCCATACCAGGTGGAGAAACCATAATGCTCGCCTACGTGCTCTCAGTAGTGGGATTACCATTAGAGGGGATAGGTATAATGCTAGTAATAGACCCGTTAACAGACGCTATAAGAACAGCAATAAATGCATCCGGGGATAATGCTTGCTCAGTACTAATAGCTAAGTTAGCCGGCTATAAACTCCATGAGCCCCAAGTATAG
- a CDS encoding sodium-dependent transporter, which translates to MSAERETWATRVGLILSMAGNAIGLGNFWRFPRLMAANGGGAFMIPYFVALLLVGLPLNWVEWVTGRYGGKYGHGTLGPMFYLMARETLKPRRAIIFGIIGGMLAFAVTTLLNSYYIHAIGWTTAYTIYSATGAYYGVDTVAFFESHINNIGMVLATWAIPMILLFIAAYRGVAKGIELFNLIMMPLLFIFGVILAARSITLGAPIKPEWSTWAGLWYAWKPDFDYLAKNFWSVTLAATGQIFFTLSLGMGIIQNYASYIKKGEDIALGVMTMTSLNEFAEVVLGGSIAVPLAYAYLGPEVVKAGSLGLAFMALPNIFVAMGSIGRFFGVLWFLLLFFAGWTSAIAMYNYLVAMFEEELGIKRKIGSVIVFILYFLLGLPIALDPSLTYFDELDFWVGSFVLIVLGLFDVIVGVWLFKPSNLWRELHDGALVRVPEVFKWILIAITPIYIVILLVGSMVDYYLRGRFAVADPRIIGARIAVIIMFIIGAIETYYALKKKYAKELAENRKIIIVE; encoded by the coding sequence ATGAGTGCAGAGAGGGAGACGTGGGCTACTAGAGTAGGATTGATATTATCAATGGCTGGGAATGCTATTGGATTAGGGAACTTCTGGCGGTTCCCGAGACTTATGGCTGCAAATGGTGGAGGAGCATTCATGATACCATACTTTGTTGCACTGTTACTAGTTGGCCTTCCATTAAACTGGGTTGAATGGGTTACCGGCAGGTACGGCGGTAAATACGGGCATGGCACGTTAGGCCCTATGTTCTACTTAATGGCTAGAGAAACATTGAAGCCGAGAAGAGCTATAATCTTCGGTATAATAGGAGGAATGCTAGCATTCGCTGTGACAACACTATTAAACTCCTACTACATTCACGCGATAGGGTGGACGACCGCCTACACTATCTACAGTGCCACCGGTGCATACTACGGGGTTGATACAGTAGCATTCTTCGAGAGTCATATCAACAATATAGGCATGGTTCTAGCTACATGGGCTATACCAATGATACTATTATTTATAGCTGCATATAGAGGTGTTGCAAAAGGCATTGAGCTCTTCAATCTCATTATGATGCCACTACTATTCATCTTCGGTGTGATCCTAGCTGCGAGATCCATAACTCTCGGCGCGCCAATAAAACCCGAGTGGAGTACGTGGGCTGGGCTCTGGTATGCTTGGAAACCAGACTTCGACTACCTTGCAAAGAACTTCTGGAGTGTTACACTTGCTGCAACCGGCCAGATATTCTTCACTCTAAGTCTTGGAATGGGTATAATACAGAATTATGCTTCATACATTAAGAAAGGCGAGGATATAGCATTAGGCGTAATGACAATGACATCGCTGAACGAGTTCGCTGAGGTAGTCCTCGGAGGCTCGATCGCAGTACCACTAGCCTACGCGTACCTCGGTCCAGAAGTAGTTAAAGCTGGCTCTCTTGGGCTAGCATTCATGGCTCTACCAAACATATTCGTGGCCATGGGAAGTATTGGCAGGTTCTTCGGAGTCCTATGGTTCCTCCTACTATTCTTCGCAGGGTGGACTTCAGCGATAGCAATGTACAACTATCTTGTAGCAATGTTCGAGGAGGAGCTAGGTATTAAAAGAAAGATAGGTTCAGTAATAGTATTCATATTGTACTTCCTGCTAGGATTACCAATAGCACTAGACCCATCACTTACATACTTCGATGAACTCGACTTCTGGGTCGGCTCATTCGTGCTAATAGTACTAGGATTATTTGATGTAATAGTAGGAGTATGGCTCTTTAAACCAAGCAACCTGTGGAGAGAACTACACGATGGTGCATTAGTGAGAGTTCCAGAGGTGTTCAAGTGGATACTAATAGCGATAACACCAATATATATCGTCATACTCCTAGTAGGATCTATGGTTGACTACTACTTGAGGGGACGTTTTGCAGTAGCTGACCCACGGATAATAGGAGCTAGAATTGCCGTGATAATAATGTTCATTATTGGAGCTATTGAAACCTACTACGCTCTCAAAAAGAAGTATGCTAAGGAGCTAGCTGAGAACAGAAAGATAATTATTGTCGAGTAG
- a CDS encoding alpha-glucosidase, producing the protein MESIKLLRDTVSLMRMIAANRKLGNVKLKAKIEEAASVLESMLGEISVDNVELARLINSKAREVYFKMEKNGLTSDVVNEINRLVKWCRMAPYDFTDRIKYVRRGYRSYLYGMIIFFIVAGTYTQAYAISALILALPTVLAMMFTRRRLATGLMLAFSTIPLPLAIFSWTAHYSIYALINSGEALSLAGELGLPVGLIYMILLLYLTGSISGMILLSAAVYYLYRNRYAFI; encoded by the coding sequence TTGGAGAGTATTAAATTACTAAGGGATACTGTTAGCTTGATGAGGATGATTGCAGCTAATCGAAAGCTAGGTAATGTTAAATTGAAGGCTAAAATAGAAGAGGCTGCTTCAGTCCTTGAATCCATGCTAGGAGAGATAAGCGTTGATAACGTAGAGTTAGCGAGATTAATTAACTCTAAGGCTAGAGAAGTCTACTTTAAGATGGAGAAGAATGGATTAACGAGTGATGTAGTTAACGAGATTAATAGGCTTGTTAAATGGTGCAGGATGGCTCCATACGATTTTACAGATAGAATCAAATATGTTAGGAGAGGTTATAGATCCTACCTCTACGGCATGATAATATTCTTCATAGTAGCTGGCACCTACACTCAAGCCTATGCAATTTCAGCATTAATTCTAGCGCTTCCCACAGTCTTAGCGATGATGTTTACAAGGAGAAGACTAGCTACAGGCTTAATGCTCGCTTTCTCCACGATACCCTTACCTCTAGCTATTTTCTCATGGACTGCCCACTACTCTATCTACGCTCTAATTAATTCTGGAGAAGCCTTGTCTCTAGCAGGAGAGCTTGGACTACCAGTAGGCCTCATCTACATGATACTCCTCCTATACCTTACTGGAAGCATTAGCGGCATGATACTGCTATCAGCAGCTGTATACTACCTCTACAGGAATAGATACGCTTTCATCTAG
- a CDS encoding 2-oxoacid:acceptor oxidoreductase family protein, with protein MHVEIRWHGRGGQGAWTASNLIAMAAALEGLYVQSFPAFGAERSGAPMLAFTRISDQPIEYHSMIYEPDVVVVLDHTLLYPDVKQGLKKGGAVVTNYLGNKDMVLKRLGVERGEYKIIAIPASKLALEILRANITNTAMIGGLLKLGDIIKWESVEKAVRLRFKGSIAEKNIELIRKAYEEAVEV; from the coding sequence ATGCATGTGGAGATCCGCTGGCACGGGAGAGGTGGTCAGGGGGCCTGGACAGCCAGCAACTTGATTGCTATGGCTGCAGCACTAGAGGGACTCTACGTGCAAAGCTTCCCTGCATTCGGTGCTGAAAGGTCTGGTGCTCCAATGCTAGCCTTCACGAGGATAAGCGACCAGCCGATTGAGTATCACAGCATGATATACGAGCCTGACGTGGTAGTGGTACTCGACCACACGCTACTCTACCCTGATGTAAAGCAGGGGTTGAAGAAGGGTGGCGCGGTAGTAACCAACTACCTGGGTAATAAGGACATGGTGCTTAAGAGGCTTGGAGTTGAGAGAGGAGAGTACAAGATTATTGCTATCCCTGCGTCAAAGCTGGCTCTCGAGATACTTAGAGCTAACATAACTAATACCGCCATGATCGGAGGGCTCCTCAAGCTCGGAGATATTATTAAATGGGAGAGCGTGGAGAAGGCTGTAAGATTAAGGTTTAAGGGTTCTATCGCAGAGAAGAACATAGAGCTGATAAGAAAAGCTTACGAGGAGGCTGTGGAGGTGTAG